The following are encoded in a window of Arctopsyche grandis isolate Sample6627 chromosome 4, ASM5162203v2, whole genome shotgun sequence genomic DNA:
- the x16 gene encoding x16 splicing factor isoform X2 yields MSRYGSECKLYVGDLGNNASKPELEDAFSYYGPLRNVWVARNPPGFAFVEFEDPRDAEDAVRGLDGRTICGRRARVEMSNGKGGGRGYRGPPPRSSRMARPFHPDDRCYECGDRGHYARDCSRLGRRTRRRFMLGIPTVSVLSYWPVVASCSFSSLRRVFSKLSLYLSSSAALRVAT; encoded by the exons ATGTCTCGCTACGGCTCGGAGTGTAAACTGTACGTCGGAGACCTGGGCAACAACGCCAGCAAGCCCGAACTCGAAGACGCTTTCAGTTATTATGGCCCCCTTAGGAACGTGTGGGTAGCCAGAAATCCACCAGGTTTTGCATTCGTGGAGTTTGAAGATCCACGAGACGCCGAGGATGCG GTGAGGGGCTTGGACGGCCGTACGATATGCGGACGTCGGGCTCGCGTGGAGATGTCCAACGGGAAGGGCGGCGGTCGAGGTTACCGCGGACCGCCTCCCCGCAGCTCTCGGATGGCGAGACCGTTCCACCCGGACGACCGTTGCTACGAGTGCGGAGACCGCGGCCATTACGCGCGCGATTGTTCTCGTTTAGGACGTCGGACGCGCCGCAG GTTTATGTTGGGTATACCTACTGTATCAGTGCTCTCATACTGGCCTGTCGTAGCATCGTGTAGCTTCTCTTCACTCCGTAGAGTTTTCTCTAAGCTGAGTCTGTATCTGAGTAGTTCTGCCGCACTGCGTGTCGCTACGTAG
- the x16 gene encoding x16 splicing factor isoform X1, whose amino-acid sequence MSRYGSECKLYVGDLGNNASKPELEDAFSYYGPLRNVWVARNPPGFAFVEFEDPRDAEDAVRGLDGRTICGRRARVEMSNGKGGGRGYRGPPPRSSRMARPFHPDDRCYECGDRGHYARDCSRLGRRTRRRSRSKSRSRSRSRSRSHSRSGSRSRSRSRRSRSARRSHSRSGSRSRSPRGSPNHTVAPSNGDAN is encoded by the exons ATGTCTCGCTACGGCTCGGAGTGTAAACTGTACGTCGGAGACCTGGGCAACAACGCCAGCAAGCCCGAACTCGAAGACGCTTTCAGTTATTATGGCCCCCTTAGGAACGTGTGGGTAGCCAGAAATCCACCAGGTTTTGCATTCGTGGAGTTTGAAGATCCACGAGACGCCGAGGATGCG GTGAGGGGCTTGGACGGCCGTACGATATGCGGACGTCGGGCTCGCGTGGAGATGTCCAACGGGAAGGGCGGCGGTCGAGGTTACCGCGGACCGCCTCCCCGCAGCTCTCGGATGGCGAGACCGTTCCACCCGGACGACCGTTGCTACGAGTGCGGAGACCGCGGCCATTACGCGCGCGATTGTTCTCGTTTAGGACGTCGGACGCGCCGCAG GTCACGGTCCAAGTCCAGGTCCCGGTCGAGGTCCCGCAGCCGCTCCCACAGCAGGAGCGGATCACGAAGCAGATCCCGCTCTCGGCGCTCGCGCTCCGCCCGCCGATCGCACTCCCGCTCCGGTTCAAGATCTCGCTCTCCGCGCGGCAGCCCCAACCACACCGTGGCTCCGTCCAACGGAGACGCGAACTAA